In one window of Henckelia pumila isolate YLH828 chromosome 1, ASM3356847v2, whole genome shotgun sequence DNA:
- the LOC140874491 gene encoding uncharacterized protein, with product MASASSETTPVAPIVTVPNRVVPPVSPRGAAVPVPNSHGVKPENFTGADFKRWQQKMLFYLTTLNLARFLSEDAPKLKEDLLYNVYCEKKTAKELWESLNRKYKTEDAGAKKFLVGRFLDFKIVDSKPVISQVQEIQVILHEIHVEGMTLSESFQVAAIVEKLPPAWKDFKNYLKHKRKEMNVEELIVRLSIEKDNKSSERRLFSPVAAKANVVEHGQSSKKKHFNPSNKRMKMGPKGGITKKKFSEKCFNCDGTGHKASECKKPMKNREVNMVENISHEVSNMNFCAVISEVNLVGSNPREWWIDIGATRHVCSDKEMFANLEESMNGKMLFMGNSATSEIKGQGKVVLKMTSGKELTLN from the exons ATGGCTTCTGCTTCAAGTGAGACTACTCCTGTTGCTCCTATTGTCACGGTTCCAAATCGTGTCGTTCCTCCTGTTTCCCCACGTGGTGCTGCCGTTCCTGTTCCAAACAGTCACGGAGTAAAGCCAGAGAATTTCACTGGTGCGGACTTCAAGAGATGGCAACAGAAAATGCTCTTCTACCTGACGACATTGAACCTGGCCAGATTCCTCTCGGAGGATGCTCCTAAGCTCAAGGAGG ATTTGCTCTACAATGTGTATTGCGAAAAGAAAACGGCCAAAGAGCTGTGGGAATCCCTTAACAGAAAGTACAAAACCGAGGATGCGGGGGCCAAGAAGTTTCTTGTAGGccgatttttggattttaagatagTGGATTCCAAGCCGGTAATCAGCCAAGTTCAAGAGATCCAAGTGATTCTTCACGAGATTCACGTTGAGGGGATGACGTTGAGTGAATCCTTCCAAGTGGCGGCCATTGTTGAGAAGCTACCACCGGCATGGAAGGATTTCAAGAACTACTTGAAACACAAGCGAAAGGAGATGAATGTTGAAGAACTCATTGTTCGACTTAGTATCGAGAAAGACAACAAGAGCTCTGAAAGACGTCTGTTTTCTCCAGTTGCTGCTAAAGCAAATGTTGTGGAGCATGGCCAAAGCTCGAAAAAGAAACACTTCAATCCTTCGAACAAAAGGATGAAGATGGGACCAAAAGGAGGCATTACGAAGAAGAAGTTCTCCGAGAAATGCTTCAACTGTGATGGTACTGGTCACAAGGCCTCTGAGTGCAAGAAACCAATGAAAAACCGAGAGGTGAATATGGTGGAGAACATATCCCATGAGGTTTCAAACATGAACTTCTGTGCTGTCATTTCTGAAGTGAATTTGGTTGGTTCAAACCCAAGGGAGTGGTGGATTGACATTGGTGCCACTCGCCATGTTTGCTCTGACAAAGAGATGTTTGCAAATCTTGAGGAATCCATGAACGGGAAAATGCTGTTCATGGGGAATTCTGCAACTTCTGAAATCAAGGGACAAGGGAAAGTGGTTTTGAAGATGACCTCTGGAAAAGAGCTGACTttgaactga
- the LOC140874490 gene encoding F-box/FBD/LRR-repeat protein At4g26340-like, which translates to MAHRVQEFQLTEVWFPQFHYKRFKISIESGAIRLPRLKKLDICDISYDNDGTLPNMVSGCSAIEDLVLRRRITRCDEMVCCYVCSPTLKSLEMEVELECDDDHKHNLVLDLPVVQNLQIQDNVSQIIQAKNPSSLVQANICFFKGYVVADIRRSRYIFQFIEKLSNAKSLTISGEDSTLLLNSTFSFATRRFHNLINLDLQANWHVLTKLLACAYKLESLTILEVYDELKCWRQPKQLPECLLSSLQCVTIYGFVGRKHEFNMVRYILRHAKVLKTMNIYSVYPDCPKFDILKRILYFPRGSARRCRVTFV; encoded by the exons ATGGCACACAGAGTTCAGGAATTCCAGCTCACCGAGGTTTGGTTTCCTCAATTCCATTATAAACGATTTAAAATCTCCATTGAGTCTGGTGCTATACGTTTGCCTAGACTCAAGAAACTCGACATTTGCGATATTTCTTACGACAACGATGGTACCCTTCCTAACATGGTTTCCGGGTGTTCAGCTATTGAAGATTTGGTCCTTCGAAGGCGTATTACCCGTTGTGATGAAATGGTCTGTTGTTATGTATGTTCACCTACTCTAAAATCTCTTGAGATGGAGGTTGAGCTCGAATGTGATGATGACCACAAACACAACTTGGTCTTAGATCTTCCTGTCGTACAAAACCTCCAAATACAAGATAATGTTTCCCAGATTATTCAGGCCAAGAATCCATCTTCCCTGGTTCAAGCAAATATTTGTTTCTTCAAGGGCTATGTGGTAGCAGACATTAGACGTTCGAgatatatttttcaatttattgaaaAGCTATCCAATGCTAAAAGTCTGACAATTTCAGGTGAGGATTCGACGTTG CTTCTGAACTCGACATTCTCCTTTGCAACTCGGAGGTTTCATAATTTGATCAACCTGGATTTACAAGCCAATTGGCATGTCTTGACAAAATTGCTTGCATGTGCTTATAAGCTGGAATCGCTTACTATTCTAGAG GTATACGACGAACTAAAATGCTGGAGGCAGCCTAAGCAATTACCAGAGTGCCTATTATCATCCCTTCAATGTGTAACAATTTATGGATTTGTTGGTCGAAAGCATGAGTTCAACATGGTAAGATATATTTTGAGGCATGCTAAAGTCTTGAAGACGATGAATATATATTCGGTGTATCCTGACTGTCCTAAGTTCGACATCCTGAAGCGAATTTTGTATTTTCCACGAGGATCAGCTCGTAGATGTCGAGTTACTTTTGTTTGA